One genomic segment of Candidatus Sulfotelmatobacter sp. includes these proteins:
- a CDS encoding pyridoxal phosphate-dependent aminotransferase translates to MPRFSRRSFLHLSAAASAAAAFRGMTEPMLAAASRRRPHTADAVLIDSNENPLGPCQAARDAIAAIVPLGGRYSDNLTDDLVSIFAQIEGLKPEFIYATAGSTPPLCLSVLAYTSAQKSYVTADPCFETGMMMSSISGARVVKIPLTKTYAHDVKAMLAAGPDAGVFYICNPNNPTGTLTPHSDIEYLVANKPKDSIVLIDEAYIHLTEAPSSLDLVKAGKDVIVLRTFSKAYGMAGLRCGFVVARPDLLEKVIARGGQNFMPVTAIVGATASLKDSTLVANRRRINATIRQQTLQWLDRNGYSYIPSESNCFLLDTKRPGKEVRDAMAKENVLIGRTWPIMPTCVRITVGTQSEMERFQAAFQKVMKS, encoded by the coding sequence ATGCCCCGCTTCTCACGGCGTTCGTTCCTGCACTTATCGGCGGCTGCGTCTGCGGCGGCTGCGTTTCGAGGGATGACCGAGCCCATGCTGGCCGCGGCGTCTCGGCGCCGGCCGCACACGGCGGATGCCGTGCTGATCGATTCGAATGAGAATCCGCTCGGCCCCTGCCAGGCAGCGCGCGACGCCATTGCCGCCATCGTCCCGTTGGGCGGGCGCTATTCCGACAACCTCACCGACGATCTGGTCAGTATTTTCGCCCAGATCGAGGGACTCAAGCCTGAGTTTATTTACGCCACAGCGGGCTCGACGCCTCCGTTGTGCCTGAGCGTGCTGGCCTATACGTCCGCCCAGAAAAGTTACGTCACAGCAGACCCTTGTTTTGAGACCGGCATGATGATGTCGTCGATCTCTGGAGCACGCGTAGTCAAAATTCCGCTAACGAAAACTTACGCGCACGACGTCAAGGCCATGCTGGCCGCCGGTCCCGATGCCGGAGTTTTCTATATTTGTAATCCCAACAATCCCACCGGCACGCTGACCCCGCACTCCGACATTGAATATCTCGTAGCCAACAAGCCGAAGGACTCGATCGTTCTCATCGACGAAGCCTACATCCATCTAACCGAAGCGCCGTCCTCGCTCGATCTGGTCAAGGCCGGCAAAGATGTGATTGTGTTGCGCACTTTCTCGAAAGCTTACGGAATGGCGGGTCTGCGCTGCGGATTCGTGGTTGCGCGTCCCGACCTGCTTGAGAAAGTAATCGCTCGCGGAGGACAGAACTTCATGCCTGTGACGGCGATCGTTGGCGCAACTGCCAGCCTGAAGGACTCAACGCTGGTTGCGAATCGCCGCCGCATCAATGCCACCATTCGGCAGCAAACGCTTCAGTGGCTCGATCGTAACGGCTATTCATATATTCCTTCTGAATCGAATTGTTTTCTGCTCGATACCAAGCGCCCCGGCAAAGAAGTGCGCGACGCAATGGCGAAAGAAAACGTGCTGATCGGCCGCACTTGGCCAATCATGCCAACATGTGTGCGTATCACGGTCGGCACGCAATCGGAAATGGAACGCTTCCAGGCGGCATTCCAAAAAGTAATGAAGAGCTAG
- a CDS encoding Gfo/Idh/MocA family oxidoreductase: MVRVGLIGFGLAGQAFHAPVIRGVKGMELACILERHGNNAKAKYPEVRVARTLDEMLSDKTIGLIVVATPNDSHFSYTKACLEAGRDVVVDKPFTPTMAEAEALVRLAAERGRIVTVYQDRRWDGEFHTVKQIVKSGALGAVAEYEARFDRFRLESKPGAWREKPDHPAAGVLWDLGPHLIDQALVLFGTPETIWASAFCQRQTSQVDDAFDVHMEYPHLRATLRARIIAFAPGPHLLIHGTKGSFIKSGMDPQEEILRSPNCPDGKDWGENWGVETEDRWGTLSLANGETRKVKTERGDYRGFYADVRDAIEKKTAPDVTPDQALRTMRALLLAHKSSREGRRVLWTEAPE; this comes from the coding sequence ATGGTACGAGTGGGCTTGATCGGATTCGGTCTGGCAGGACAAGCGTTTCACGCGCCCGTCATTCGCGGCGTGAAGGGCATGGAATTGGCCTGCATTCTCGAGCGGCATGGGAACAACGCGAAGGCGAAGTATCCGGAAGTGCGAGTCGCGCGGACGCTCGACGAGATGCTTTCCGATAAAACTATCGGCCTGATCGTAGTGGCCACCCCGAACGATTCGCATTTCTCGTATACCAAGGCCTGCCTCGAAGCCGGACGCGACGTTGTCGTCGACAAACCTTTTACGCCGACCATGGCAGAAGCCGAAGCCCTAGTGCGCCTTGCCGCGGAACGCGGGCGGATCGTAACGGTCTATCAGGATCGCCGGTGGGATGGCGAGTTTCATACGGTGAAACAGATTGTGAAATCGGGCGCCCTAGGCGCGGTGGCAGAATACGAGGCGCGCTTCGACCGGTTTCGTCTCGAATCCAAACCGGGCGCGTGGCGTGAGAAACCGGACCACCCCGCGGCCGGCGTGCTCTGGGATCTGGGGCCGCATCTGATCGATCAGGCGCTGGTATTGTTTGGCACGCCGGAGACGATTTGGGCTTCGGCATTCTGCCAGCGGCAGACTTCGCAGGTGGATGACGCCTTTGATGTGCACATGGAATATCCGCATCTGCGAGCGACGTTGCGCGCTCGCATTATTGCGTTCGCTCCCGGGCCGCATTTGCTGATTCATGGCACAAAAGGATCGTTCATCAAGTCCGGAATGGACCCGCAAGAAGAAATTCTGCGCAGCCCGAATTGCCCCGATGGAAAGGATTGGGGAGAAAACTGGGGTGTGGAAACTGAAGACCGTTGGGGCACGCTCAGCCTGGCGAACGGGGAAACCCGCAAAGTGAAGACGGAACGCGGCGACTATCGCGGCTTCTATGCCGATGTGCGAGACGCGATCGAGAAGAAGACTGCGCCGGATGTAACGCCCGACCAGGCTCTGCGCACGATGCGCGCGCTTTTGCTGGCGCACAAGAGCAGCCGCGAAGGGCGCAGGGTTCTGTGGACGGAAGCGCCGGAGTAG
- a CDS encoding DUF3052 domain-containing protein: MPGYSGAPLPKKLGIKAGFRVCLFDAPVEVCEELSAELGGCETVGDNKTPLDFAMIFTKSRAPLTKEFKRIAQQLAPAGMLWVGWPKKSSGVATDLDENMVREIGLATGLVDVKVCAVTEIWSGLKFVRRLKDRKQSARREKK; encoded by the coding sequence ATGCCTGGATATTCAGGGGCGCCACTTCCGAAAAAGCTGGGGATCAAGGCTGGATTCCGCGTGTGCCTTTTCGATGCACCGGTCGAAGTTTGCGAAGAGTTGAGCGCTGAACTTGGCGGCTGCGAAACTGTGGGCGACAACAAGACCCCTCTCGACTTTGCAATGATCTTCACGAAATCGAGAGCGCCGCTGACCAAGGAATTTAAGCGAATCGCGCAGCAACTGGCGCCCGCCGGAATGCTGTGGGTCGGCTGGCCCAAGAAAAGTTCGGGCGTGGCCACCGATCTGGACGAGAATATGGTGCGCGAGATTGGCTTGGCGACAGGATTGGTCGACGTGAAAGTCTGCGCTGTGACCGAGATCTGGTCGGGATTGAAATTTGTGCGGCGTTTGAAGGATCGCAAACAATCTGCTCGCCGGGAGAAAAAATAA
- a CDS encoding VWA domain-containing protein, with protein MKLVAGSGLALLFLAGSATTQSASAVSPASTAASAPAQQAQSSSPPAASTTAGNPQTPADDSLPTIRTTTNEVNVVFTVTDKHGKRITDMKENDFRVMDDNKPPQEIRSFHAETNLPLQVGLLIDASNSVRDRFKFEQESAIEFLNQTIHSYKDHAFVVGFDVTPEVTQDFTDNTELLAHGVHELRPGGGTALYDALYFACRDKLLKAPKSETVRRAIILLSDGDDNQSHVTREEAIEMAQRAEAVVYTISTNVSGTKGAGDKVLERIADATGGRPFFPFQIRDVANAFAEIQEELRSQYAVSYKPADLRADGHYRTIEIVPNDRKNFHVRSRRGWYSPTQ; from the coding sequence ATGAAATTAGTTGCTGGTTCGGGACTGGCTCTGCTATTTCTGGCGGGCAGCGCGACAACGCAGTCGGCGAGCGCGGTTTCGCCTGCTTCAACCGCGGCTTCTGCGCCGGCGCAGCAGGCACAGTCTTCGAGCCCTCCGGCGGCAAGCACGACAGCCGGGAACCCGCAAACTCCGGCGGACGATTCCCTCCCGACGATCCGCACGACGACAAACGAAGTCAACGTGGTATTCACGGTGACCGACAAGCACGGGAAGCGCATCACCGACATGAAGGAGAACGACTTCCGCGTGATGGACGACAACAAGCCGCCGCAGGAAATTCGCAGCTTTCACGCTGAGACGAACCTGCCGCTTCAGGTCGGCCTGTTGATCGATGCCAGCAACTCCGTGCGCGACCGCTTCAAGTTCGAACAGGAATCCGCCATCGAATTTCTGAACCAGACGATTCACTCCTACAAGGATCACGCCTTTGTGGTCGGTTTTGACGTTACGCCGGAGGTTACGCAGGACTTCACCGACAACACTGAATTGCTCGCGCATGGAGTGCACGAACTGCGCCCCGGCGGGGGCACGGCGCTCTACGATGCGCTCTATTTTGCCTGCCGTGACAAATTGCTGAAAGCGCCGAAGTCGGAGACGGTGCGGCGCGCCATCATTTTGCTTAGTGACGGCGATGACAACCAGAGCCACGTTACTCGCGAGGAGGCCATCGAAATGGCGCAGCGAGCCGAGGCCGTCGTCTATACCATCAGCACGAACGTGAGCGGGACCAAAGGGGCGGGCGACAAGGTGTTGGAGCGCATTGCCGACGCTACCGGCGGGCGGCCATTCTTCCCGTTCCAGATTCGCGATGTGGCCAACGCGTTCGCCGAAATTCAAGAGGAACTCCGCAGCCAGTACGCCGTTTCCTATAAACCGGCGGACCTCAGAGCCGACGGGCACTATCGCACTATCGAAATCGTTCCCAACGATCGAAAGAATTTCCATGTGCGCTCCCGGCGGGGATGGTACTCGCCGACACAATAG
- a CDS encoding RluA family pseudouridine synthase, producing the protein MPKAFPIHISVALEDAGQRLDQFLTTRLGESVSRARVQELIANGKVLVNDTAAKPSLKLRGGERVSVLGQAERPPLRAIAEEIPLDIVYEDADLAIINKPAGMMVHAGAGATDDQRNRGTLVNALLHHFASLSTVGGEMRPGIVHRLDKETSGLIVVAKNDEAHRKLAAQFARREVKKTYLALVHGWPKKDRGTISASISRDRVRRTRMTTRGTGGRDAVSHYNVVRRLDTIFGKFALVEVKIDTGRTHQIRVHMASLGHAVMGDALYGAPREMRAGGGRGKGEAVSISLTRNFLHAAQLELAHPRTGETIELQSQLPPELQAVLGTLEKHTTPSVSPNRR; encoded by the coding sequence ATGCCCAAAGCATTTCCCATTCACATATCGGTCGCTCTGGAAGACGCGGGGCAGCGCCTGGACCAGTTCCTTACCACGCGACTTGGCGAGTCGGTGAGCCGCGCCCGGGTGCAGGAATTGATTGCAAACGGAAAAGTGCTGGTGAACGACACTGCGGCGAAGCCTTCCTTGAAGCTGCGTGGCGGCGAACGCGTAAGTGTACTCGGCCAAGCCGAGCGGCCTCCGTTGCGCGCGATCGCCGAGGAGATACCACTCGACATCGTATATGAAGATGCCGACCTCGCGATCATCAACAAGCCCGCCGGAATGATGGTTCATGCCGGCGCGGGTGCTACGGACGACCAGCGAAATCGGGGCACGCTGGTGAACGCGCTGCTGCATCATTTCGCGAGCCTGTCAACCGTGGGCGGCGAGATGCGGCCGGGCATTGTGCACCGTCTGGACAAAGAGACCAGTGGACTTATCGTGGTGGCGAAGAACGATGAGGCGCATCGCAAGTTGGCAGCGCAGTTTGCCCGCCGCGAAGTGAAGAAGACTTATCTTGCGCTCGTACATGGCTGGCCCAAAAAAGATCGCGGAACCATTTCGGCCAGCATCAGCCGTGACCGCGTGCGACGCACACGCATGACCACCCGCGGCACGGGCGGTCGCGATGCGGTCTCTCACTACAACGTAGTCCGCCGGCTGGACACGATATTCGGCAAGTTCGCGCTGGTCGAAGTGAAGATCGACACGGGCCGCACCCATCAGATTCGCGTTCACATGGCATCGCTAGGGCACGCGGTCATGGGCGATGCGCTCTATGGGGCGCCGCGCGAGATGCGCGCAGGCGGCGGGCGCGGTAAGGGAGAAGCGGTTTCGATTTCGCTGACGCGAAATTTCCTGCATGCAGCGCAGCTGGAATTGGCGCATCCGCGGACAGGCGAAACGATCGAACTCCAGAGCCAACTGCCGCCGGAGTTGCAGGCCGTCCTGGGGACCCTTGAAAAACACACTACTCCCAGCGTTTCGCCGAACAGGCGATGA
- a CDS encoding acyltransferase family protein — protein MSSSSHVRENNERQSTDRETNVREANVPVNGETASVSAPSNPATDLTRPFTRDLRDHPSYRPDIDGLRALAIIPVVMFHAFPAILPGGFVGVDIFFVISGFLISSIIFKGFQRGSFSFAAFYSNRIKRIFPALLVVLGASAVFGWFFLFPGEYAQLGKHIFGGAGYIENFILRREAGYFDTKSFLKPLMHLWSLGIEEQFYLTYPFLLWAAWRLRLNVLAVLTPLVLISFSLNVWEVHRDAASSFFLPQTRFWELWIGGVLAYFDMFRPQLRRRLAASRLLPNILSATGTALIALALLLVHAYEFPGWWALLPVGGASLLIVAGPSASINRIFLSNRVAVFVGLISYPLYLWHWPILSFARMIRGEELSWASRIAAVVLSMGLAWATWRFVESPIRFGRKTWMKSAALVLASGMILCAGYTIHSEDGFGGRFKNLPVDFGWAQPDTATTPGCLRTVGIAKLGYCRISAATPPEILLIGDSHAGALYRGVAAAYAQRSQVVMNLGEPGCVPFYDTESYALGARAERDCRPIVNRMLDFAISTPKVRTVIISAHWPIYITGRLFGDDPGLPESLSWDGAAKDSSQTEVFAAALQNTISRLSASGKQIVLFLDWPELGFDPRSCLPRPVSLFSRVRPLCGVQRARVDARARAYRAVIFDIQKEFSRLRVFDPLPSLCDGTACYAMRDGHLLYRDDNHLSAAGSEYLAEKFVVDSLGGLADGPRPADSNTR, from the coding sequence TTGTCTTCCAGTTCCCACGTTCGCGAAAACAATGAACGCCAAAGCACGGATCGCGAAACCAACGTTCGCGAAGCCAACGTTCCCGTAAACGGTGAAACCGCATCTGTTTCCGCACCAAGCAATCCAGCGACTGATCTCACCCGTCCTTTCACGCGGGACCTGCGCGACCATCCGTCCTATCGCCCCGATATCGACGGCCTTCGCGCCCTGGCCATTATTCCCGTCGTGATGTTTCACGCCTTCCCAGCCATACTCCCCGGCGGATTTGTCGGCGTGGATATTTTTTTCGTCATCTCCGGCTTTCTGATCTCCAGCATCATTTTCAAAGGCTTCCAGCGCGGCAGTTTCAGCTTTGCGGCGTTTTATTCCAACCGCATCAAGCGCATCTTTCCCGCTCTCCTGGTCGTTCTGGGCGCGAGTGCTGTCTTCGGCTGGTTTTTTCTCTTCCCAGGCGAGTACGCGCAGTTGGGCAAACATATTTTTGGCGGAGCCGGCTACATCGAAAACTTTATCCTTCGGCGGGAAGCTGGATATTTCGATACCAAGTCTTTCCTGAAACCGCTGATGCACCTCTGGTCTTTGGGGATTGAAGAGCAGTTTTATTTGACCTACCCGTTCTTGCTGTGGGCCGCGTGGCGCTTGCGATTGAACGTGCTCGCCGTGCTGACGCCTCTCGTCTTGATTTCTTTTTCCCTGAATGTCTGGGAAGTCCACCGCGACGCCGCGTCCAGTTTCTTCCTGCCGCAGACGCGCTTTTGGGAGTTGTGGATCGGTGGTGTGCTGGCCTACTTCGACATGTTCCGGCCGCAGCTTCGGCGTCGTTTGGCTGCCAGTCGGTTACTGCCGAATATTCTGTCCGCGACTGGCACCGCACTGATCGCACTGGCTCTGCTGCTGGTGCATGCCTATGAGTTTCCAGGATGGTGGGCGCTGCTTCCCGTGGGCGGCGCGTCACTGCTGATCGTGGCGGGGCCTTCCGCCTCGATCAATCGCATCTTTCTGTCCAACCGGGTCGCGGTCTTCGTCGGACTCATCAGCTATCCCTTGTACTTGTGGCATTGGCCAATTCTGTCATTTGCCCGCATGATTCGTGGAGAGGAATTGTCTTGGGCCTCCAGGATCGCGGCCGTGGTTCTCAGCATGGGATTGGCGTGGGCGACGTGGCGCTTCGTAGAATCTCCCATTCGCTTCGGCCGCAAAACCTGGATGAAGAGCGCAGCGCTGGTTCTGGCCTCAGGGATGATATTGTGCGCGGGGTACACCATCCACAGTGAGGACGGCTTTGGCGGCAGGTTCAAGAATCTTCCCGTTGATTTTGGTTGGGCACAACCCGATACAGCTACTACGCCCGGCTGTTTACGTACGGTCGGGATCGCCAAGCTGGGCTATTGCCGCATCTCGGCCGCGACGCCTCCGGAGATTCTTCTCATCGGCGATTCGCATGCGGGCGCTCTTTATCGCGGCGTCGCCGCCGCCTATGCGCAGCGTTCGCAAGTCGTGATGAATCTCGGTGAGCCGGGATGCGTGCCGTTTTACGACACCGAGAGCTATGCGCTCGGGGCGCGTGCCGAACGGGATTGCAGGCCGATCGTAAATCGGATGCTTGACTTTGCCATTTCCACCCCCAAGGTTCGCACCGTAATCATTTCAGCGCACTGGCCGATATACATTACGGGCCGACTGTTTGGCGACGATCCCGGCCTGCCTGAATCGCTTTCATGGGATGGCGCTGCCAAGGATTCCAGCCAGACCGAGGTGTTTGCAGCCGCCTTGCAAAACACCATCTCACGCCTCTCTGCGTCCGGAAAACAAATAGTGCTATTTCTCGATTGGCCCGAGTTGGGCTTCGACCCGAGATCATGCCTCCCGCGCCCAGTCTCCCTGTTTTCGCGCGTTCGCCCGCTCTGCGGTGTACAGCGCGCTCGGGTCGATGCACGCGCTCGTGCCTACCGAGCGGTGATTTTTGATATACAGAAAGAATTCAGCCGATTGCGAGTGTTCGATCCGCTCCCCTCCTTGTGCGATGGCACGGCTTGTTATGCGATGCGCGACGGGCATCTTCTTTACCGGGACGATAATCATCTCTCGGCCGCAGGGTCTGAATATCTCGCCGAAAAGTTCGTGGTTGACAGCCTGGGAGGTCTTGCGGACGGCCCGCGTCCTGCGGATTCAAATACGCGCTAA
- the lgt gene encoding prolipoprotein diacylglyceryl transferase — protein sequence MFPQLFHLGKFFLPTYGFLVSLGVLIGLWISVRNSERMGIDGDKAWNLGILVVLCGIVGAKVLYVINEWSYYSAHVSEIFSINTLQAGGVFSGGLLAAFAAAAWYVRKHNMPALGTCDCFAPGLALGHAIGRIGCFAAGCCYGKETHHWWGVTFHNPLANSITGTPLGVPLEPTQLFESAVQFANFLFLMWLLKRRSFDGQVFGAFMFIYGVARFFLEYLRDDPGRGSVFGGAMTGTQLIAIGLVLAGGLIWWLRPGSKQVPAQVASATR from the coding sequence GTGTTCCCACAACTATTTCACCTGGGGAAATTTTTCCTCCCGACGTACGGATTCCTGGTATCGCTGGGCGTCCTGATTGGTCTATGGATCAGCGTGCGCAACTCCGAGCGCATGGGGATCGACGGCGACAAAGCCTGGAACCTGGGGATTCTTGTCGTGCTCTGCGGGATTGTGGGAGCGAAAGTACTCTACGTCATCAACGAGTGGAGCTACTACTCCGCGCACGTAAGCGAAATTTTCAGCATCAATACCCTGCAGGCGGGGGGAGTTTTTTCCGGAGGGCTGCTGGCTGCATTCGCGGCCGCGGCTTGGTATGTGCGCAAGCATAACATGCCGGCGCTTGGCACCTGCGATTGTTTCGCCCCGGGTCTCGCGCTGGGCCATGCGATCGGCCGCATTGGCTGCTTTGCCGCGGGATGCTGCTACGGAAAAGAAACCCACCACTGGTGGGGCGTGACTTTTCATAATCCGTTGGCGAACTCGATCACCGGGACGCCTCTGGGTGTGCCTCTTGAACCTACCCAGTTGTTCGAGTCCGCAGTGCAGTTCGCTAACTTCCTGTTTCTGATGTGGCTGCTGAAACGCAGAAGCTTCGACGGTCAAGTCTTTGGGGCATTCATGTTTATCTACGGCGTGGCCAGATTCTTTCTCGAGTATCTGCGCGACGACCCCGGCCGCGGCTCGGTTTTTGGCGGAGCCATGACGGGTACCCAGTTAATCGCAATTGGCTTGGTGCTTGCGGGAGGATTGATTTGGTGGTTGCGGCCTGGTTCGAAGCAGGTGCCTGCCCAGGTAGCGAGCGCCACTCGTTAG
- a CDS encoding PAS domain S-box protein translates to MSKLRASAFAAAAFLMLTHVAVLLLRYGTSTASVWGDWIDTAAPLTAAVVCWLASRESGPFGKRVWRLVALSLLLDTIGAALYTDYYDYVHAPLGTLWPSAVLVFFWIVPATMTLFLSPRDPGRGFGWLRFCDFIQVCTLVLAVELSQIYVPSRWQAAGQAMEVRKLHAGILFFGLITLSFLVRGLLSLRRTEKAFFLRMGLLLGVHAIVLNATLAWLASGHYRQGEWPDLTWTFSYCLMIVIAGSWSGREQPLGPESHSHRLQLLAQFSPLLIPAIVFPLVISIAQEQFYWSLVLALVSFAAAGGRLFVVQKQLLISSSELERNLTLLQGITEGTTDAIFVKDLQGRYLMMNSAGLGFLGRSIADVLGKDDAELFVPEIGRAIMERDRLVVQSGVTQTYEESGTAAGVTRTFLSTKGPYRDANGKVIGLLGICRDISDRKRAEEDIRQSQQKLSIHFEHTPLAVVEWDLQFRVTAWNPSAERIFGYSREEALGQHASFIVPPNFRRHVDEVWQGVLNQNGGTRSANDNVTKDGRTISCEWYNTPLVDESGRVLGAASLAQDVTERVALEERLRQSQKMEAVGRLAGGVAHDFNNLLTVILGYSQIVAEGVPSGSRLADSTAQIKSAAERASGITRQLLAFSRKQVLSPRVINLNDIMLNLDSLLRRLIGEDIEVLTVPSNGLGSVKADPGQIEQVIMNLALNSRDAMPRGGKLTLETANVQLDESYTDRHQPAEPGRYVMLAVSDTGHGMTPETQARIFEPFYTTKEVGKGTGLGLSMVYGIVKQSGGYIWVYSEPERGTTFKIYLPRVDQPAESSGADNRPKSVQRGTETVLLVEDDPQLRQLSSSVLAHCGYKMLVAGSPEEGLAICKENHRDIRLLITDVVMPRINGRQLAEQIAHVAPNVRVLYISGYTSNAIVHYGVLDPGLWFLPKPFTLSALVAKVREVLDASADTRQEQRVE, encoded by the coding sequence ATGTCGAAATTGCGCGCGTCCGCATTTGCGGCGGCGGCTTTTCTCATGCTCACGCATGTGGCCGTGCTGTTGTTGCGCTACGGCACCTCCACGGCGTCAGTCTGGGGAGACTGGATCGACACCGCCGCGCCGCTGACCGCGGCCGTGGTGTGCTGGCTGGCTTCGCGGGAGTCCGGACCCTTTGGCAAACGCGTCTGGCGCCTGGTCGCTCTTTCTTTGCTGCTTGACACGATCGGGGCAGCTCTCTACACCGATTATTACGATTATGTTCATGCTCCGCTAGGCACGCTGTGGCCGAGCGCCGTTCTTGTGTTTTTCTGGATTGTCCCGGCCACGATGACCCTTTTCCTGAGTCCACGAGACCCGGGCAGGGGATTCGGGTGGTTGAGATTCTGCGATTTTATTCAGGTTTGCACACTCGTCCTGGCGGTTGAACTGTCGCAGATCTATGTCCCCTCGCGCTGGCAGGCCGCTGGGCAGGCCATGGAGGTCCGGAAGTTGCATGCGGGGATTCTTTTCTTTGGCCTGATCACGCTGAGTTTCCTGGTTCGAGGACTGCTGAGTCTCCGTCGCACCGAGAAAGCGTTTTTCCTGCGCATGGGTCTGTTACTGGGCGTTCACGCCATCGTACTTAATGCAACGCTCGCCTGGCTCGCCTCCGGCCACTACCGGCAGGGGGAATGGCCCGATCTCACATGGACGTTCAGCTACTGCCTGATGATCGTGATTGCAGGAAGTTGGAGCGGCCGCGAGCAGCCGTTAGGGCCAGAGTCGCATTCTCATCGATTGCAACTGCTCGCCCAATTCTCTCCTCTGTTGATTCCGGCGATCGTGTTCCCACTCGTCATTAGCATCGCTCAGGAGCAATTCTACTGGTCCCTCGTGCTCGCGCTGGTTTCGTTTGCCGCCGCGGGCGGTAGATTGTTTGTCGTTCAGAAACAGTTGCTGATCAGTTCGTCCGAACTGGAAAGAAATCTCACCCTGCTGCAAGGAATTACCGAGGGCACGACAGATGCGATCTTTGTCAAAGATCTGCAAGGCCGTTATCTCATGATGAATTCGGCAGGCTTGGGTTTTTTGGGCCGGAGCATCGCGGATGTTTTAGGAAAGGACGACGCTGAGTTGTTTGTTCCGGAAATTGGCCGCGCGATTATGGAGCGCGATCGTCTCGTCGTGCAGTCCGGCGTGACCCAGACGTACGAGGAGTCGGGGACTGCGGCAGGCGTGACCCGTACCTTCCTCTCGACTAAAGGCCCCTATCGCGACGCTAACGGCAAGGTCATCGGACTGCTCGGCATTTGCCGCGACATCAGTGATCGCAAGCGCGCCGAAGAGGACATCCGCCAATCGCAGCAGAAACTCTCGATTCACTTCGAGCACACTCCGCTGGCGGTGGTGGAATGGGATCTTCAATTTCGTGTGACTGCCTGGAATCCCTCCGCCGAGCGCATCTTCGGATATTCCCGCGAGGAGGCCCTGGGGCAGCACGCCAGTTTTATTGTTCCTCCCAATTTCCGGCGGCATGTAGACGAAGTCTGGCAGGGAGTGTTGAATCAGAATGGAGGAACTCGAAGCGCCAACGACAATGTGACCAAAGATGGCCGCACGATTTCCTGCGAATGGTACAACACTCCGCTGGTGGACGAGTCCGGTCGAGTGCTGGGCGCGGCTTCACTGGCGCAGGATGTTACCGAGCGGGTAGCGCTCGAAGAAAGACTGCGCCAGTCGCAGAAAATGGAGGCCGTTGGGCGTCTGGCGGGCGGCGTGGCTCATGACTTCAATAATCTGCTCACCGTAATTCTCGGCTACTCGCAAATCGTGGCCGAAGGGGTTCCCTCCGGCAGCCGCCTGGCCGACAGCACAGCGCAGATCAAGTCGGCGGCCGAGCGAGCCAGCGGCATCACCCGCCAATTGCTGGCTTTCAGCCGCAAACAAGTGCTTTCCCCGCGCGTCATCAACCTGAACGACATCATGCTGAACCTTGACTCGCTGCTGCGCCGCCTGATCGGAGAAGACATCGAGGTCCTGACCGTGCCCTCGAATGGTCTGGGTTCGGTGAAGGCCGATCCCGGTCAGATCGAGCAGGTCATCATGAATCTGGCCTTGAATTCCCGCGATGCCATGCCGCGCGGCGGCAAGCTCACCCTGGAAACCGCCAATGTGCAACTCGATGAATCTTACACAGATCGCCATCAACCCGCGGAGCCCGGGCGCTACGTGATGCTGGCCGTGAGCGATACCGGCCATGGCATGACTCCGGAAACACAGGCGCGCATTTTCGAACCTTTCTATACCACGAAAGAAGTCGGCAAAGGCACCGGCCTCGGACTTTCGATGGTGTACGGAATTGTGAAGCAGAGCGGAGGCTACATCTGGGTTTATAGCGAGCCCGAACGCGGCACGACTTTCAAGATTTATCTGCCTCGCGTCGACCAGCCCGCCGAGTCGTCCGGCGCCGATAACCGCCCCAAAAGCGTGCAACGCGGCACGGAAACCGTTCTGCTAGTCGAAGACGATCCCCAGCTTCGCCAGCTCAGTTCTTCCGTGTTAGCGCATTGCGGCTACAAGATGCTCGTCGCGGGAAGCCCCGAGGAGGGGCTTGCCATCTGCAAAGAGAATCATCGCGACATCCGCTTGCTAATTACAGATGTGGTCATGCCGCGCATCAACGGCCGCCAGTTGGCCGAGCAGATCGCTCACGTTGCGCCCAACGTCAGGGTGCTGTACATCTCGGGCTATACCAGCAATGCGATTGTTCATTACGGCGTGCTCGACCCCGGGCTGTGGTTCCTGCCCAAACCGTTCACTTTGTCGGCGCTGGTGGCGAAAGTGCGCGAGGTTCTGGATGCCAGCGCCGACACGCGTCAAGAACAGCGCGTCGAGTAG